In the genome of Primulina eburnea isolate SZY01 chromosome 13, ASM2296580v1, whole genome shotgun sequence, the window TGGGTCGCTTTAATTAAAAtcccatatatatttttttattttagaataGGTAACAATCGGTATCCAATTCGAGTATAGAGTTTTTACCTGAAAATATAGTCGGCTTCGGGTAGTATCCGAATCCGACTATTACTTACTAGTTATTTGATTTTACCTGAAAAATCACACACGATCGGGATCGAGTCGAAAAGAATAGGGAGAAAGTCTATCTGATTGCCCACCCCTACATGCAActtcacatttttttttttaaaaaaatacggcCAAATTTTGTTGTATACATTTTAAATGTCTCATGTTTTGTTATAGTTTGGTaaggaaaaaattatttttataatattttataaaacctTGACTACAATGTTAGGTTGACTTGAGGGTAGTTTTGCCCTTCCATCTTTTGCTCTAGGGTTTAACCGCATGAACACCAAATACACCAGCACACTACAAGAAGCAGAAAAATGGCGGCCGAGGATCTCTCCTTAAGCTGAAGTATGATTTCTTCCTTACACATTCCATGGTGTTTCGATCGCTTGtcgttcatattttttattagtgatttggaTCTATGGAGATGTAGATAGGTTTGACGTTGTCTCATTTATCTTGTCTGTTTTCTGTGAATTTTTGTTCGTAATTGGGTTTGATAGATGAGATGATCAAATAATCAATGTAAAACGAAGGTATTTATATCATCAAGATTTTCCCCTGGAGGTTTACGGAGTATTCCCCTCGAAAGGAGTTTGTGAAATTTGCCTCTTGTTGCTTTGGGTGCTTACCTCTGAACATTTTTTGGTAGTTGCCTGCCTGCCTCCTATCCATGTTTACCATAAGAACTTGAAATTGGAGCATGATTTTGCTATTGTATAAATGAGGAAACGCGTTTCCTCATCACTAAATAGTTTCCTGTATATTCGATTTGAAAGAGTGAGACCTGCATTATTGATAATTCTCTTCGGGTAAGCTCTTTTTGGTTGTTGGCTTCCTTGTTGTGAGCTTTCTTTAAATGTCTGTGTTAACTTTTTTTGTACTCCAGTCTATTTATTCTTCTATTTGTTTCATATTCCATGATGGGGAAAAAGCCTTTTTATGCTTTTGATGTTTTTGTTAAGTATTTTAGCATTCTACTTGTATTGAGGGGCTGTTTTGATGGCGTAGGGCGTGTTTTGAATTTGAATTATTATGTGATCTGCTATGGGTAATTCAGTTCGTCCACTAGGAAATATAAAAAGACTGGATAAGTGGAtcataagatgtctcaaatgtTTAACAGTGTCGCGTCTAGATTACCTTGTTAAATTTGAGCTTTCATTCACTCGCAGGTGGAGTTGATAGTCAACGGAAAGTTGATTGTAGTGAAATTTGTTGAGACTTCAAGATCTTGGGGAATAACCTCGTTGATACATGTTGGCTTCCTTCACTGTTGGATAAGTTTGGAGAAATATCTATATTAAGTCATCAAATTTAGGGCATATGGGAGAAATCTTAATGTTTTCGCAGTCCTCATTACTGCAAGGATCTCGGCATCAATTGGGCACTTCGAGGAAAGTACAACTTCATGTTGATCACAATCAAGTGTTCTCAGTTGGAGCTGTGGCTCTGAGTTTTGTCCCGACAAGCTTGAAGAAAGTAAGAACTGGTTCTCTTTATTGGGAAGATAAAGCtggttttatcagagattcaaATATGCCAACCAGATTTCCTGTTTTTTCTGTTGGGACAGGCAGTGATATTTTACCAGATTCTGGTGGTTCGAATGACAATTTTAGTGGTGGTAGTGGTAATGGAGGTGGTGGAAGTGGCAATGGTGGTAATGATAATAAGGATAAGGGGGGACCAGATGAAAATGACGGTCACGGCAGTGGCGACGCCAAGAAAGTAGGCATGTCAATGTCCCAGAAACTCACACTTGGGTATGCTGCCTTGGTTGGAGTTGGCGGTGCGATGGGCTATATGAAAGGTGGAAGCAAGAAGTCATTGATTTCTGGCGGACTGTCAGCTCTTGTATTGTATGCTGTTTACAGTATTCTTCCAACAAACCCTGTTTTGGCATCGTGCCTCGGTCTTGGTCTATCACTTTCTCTCCTTGTAGTGATGGGTTCTCGCTTTAAGAGTTCAGGAAAGATCTTTCCAGCTGGTGTTGTCTCGTTAGTGTCACTAGTCATGAGTGGTGGCTATTTGCACGGAATATTACGTAGTATGCACTAATCATGCTCGAAGTGTGTTGTTGGCTCCAGCTTTACTTATATCCAGCTGTTTGTTTCCTGGTCTGTGACCTTATAACTTGTCGTCCAAAATACAGATACGACGACTTCGCATCTTTGCATGTTAGGTCTCTGACTTTGTGAAATTTGATATGGTTTTGTTGAAGTAATAAAAGAGAGGTGGGTTTTAATACCTCTGTAATAAGGTGGGTCTGATTTCTTATTTGATGCAACTGTTAAATGTAGTATTTTATACTTGCATGCTTCATAACCTTGTTTTTCAGGGTTTTAAGCATCCTTGTACGTTTATCTACAGAGCTTTGTTTTTATGTGCTTTAGTTTTTCAGTGAGTGAAATCGCGTTGAAATTAAAAGAACAGAACAAAAACGAAaggttttaaaattttctagtATTATTCAGTCAAACGGTACAAGACTTCATATTGAAATTTATATAGGCTAGTTTATATAATTTAACAATGTTGTACGAATGTGTCTAATTCCCCTGGGAAAACTCAGGTAGGTAGCACATTTAATCAATTTTGCAAGTATGAaaaaatagcataaaatattatatttttcctCACCCTTAGATCGGGGTTTCAAGATTTATCCACTTTCAATAGGCTTTGTTGGCAAAGCAAGCTTGGCATGTGTTGGTCAAGCCAGAATCTCAGGGCTCAAATATACATGgcaaaatattttccctctcgTCAATTCCTTGATGTTGGCTTAGGACATAACCCCTCTTATGAAGGGGGAGCCTCCTTTGGTGTCGGCTATTGTGCATTAATTGGTCAACAAAAATTGATAAAAGTTGGGGGAATTGGTTGGGAATGCGTTTCATTTAATATGAAACACGTCTTCATACTGACATgaagctctataaatagagttCCCTCTCCTCATTTCATATCAtcctgtaacgtaccgtactttttaatactaaaaatttgcggaaaaattaaaaatttcttaaagGAGTCCTCAACCTTCAAAATCCAATGAAAATTAACAGTTCATTCCAAAATCTTTGCGACAAAAGATGTCAAATAAGTTGCTAAAGAAAGTACTCGTTTAAAAaacatcataaatcataacgtGAAATAAAAGTATTTTGCGCATTgcataaaaacttcaaaacatggcggtcctcgggtttaacctcctgctcagtccaagccagctccttgGTCTCCACCCCTAGCCTCCTCATAaacgtcctcacctgcatcgatcaagtctagtgggtctaaagactcaacacttATAAACTGGGagtaacgaataatacgtaataaaaccacatgcaactttaaaataggacatacatacttgaaacttgaacttgaacttgcactaaacttgaacatatgtacataacttagacgtgccataacgtaaaactttcataaacatgcttgtacatacatgaacatacgtgaacttcattattttgcatagaggcatgtttcaaaacaagtgacccataacataaattgcctgatcagactaaaccatagtaccgggctgacagggaagaatccaatgccacatacatgagatctccgttcatgctttttacataaataaattttaaccatcgtactaaaccatgatatagaaccccgaaaCAAAtcctaaattttttatttttttctaaagAGGGGGCACACggactccgtgtaggggtccgtgtatgggTGTAAGGACCGtgcatcgtattatcgtaaatctcatatgattatcgataattaatgaaattttcatggattatgtatttgatgtatatcgtgacaatgaattgagaaatgagattgaaaaatgaatattgtatatgaattgaggTTGTACGAATTGATTtgagaggccggacgccaatatagtacaaaaaCCAATATATTGTatagaacatgtggcgcccgagcggtagaaaattaccgcccgagcgccaaaggatGAAAAGGGTGAGTGTTCGGCCAGAGGggtccgcgcccgagcggtaacttttgaccgctcgagcgcggcacaaaTGCGATccgggggcagaatgtctcgcgctcgggcgcgagaattctaccgcccgagcgcgagaggcggTGGGGCGAGAATATATTCTTTTCCTTCTTTCCTCCGTCACTTATCTTTAGAGAATTCGAGATATATGAGGGAAATTTGATTTCTTTCTTcagatttgacttcgaaacGCTTTCTAAAcgtgaaacaaattat includes:
- the LOC140809697 gene encoding uncharacterized protein, translating into MGEILMFSQSSLLQGSRHQLGTSRKVQLHVDHNQVFSVGAVALSFVPTSLKKVRTGSLYWEDKAGFIRDSNMPTRFPVFSVGTGSDILPDSGGSNDNFSGGSGNGGGGSGNGGNDNKDKGGPDENDGHGSGDAKKVGMSMSQKLTLGYAALVGVGGAMGYMKGGSKKSLISGGLSALVLYAVYSILPTNPVLASCLGLGLSLSLLVVMGSRFKSSGKIFPAGVVSLVSLVMSGGYLHGILRSMH